Genomic DNA from Nitrosospira lacus:
CTTCCTTGCTCACCAGCATCATTCCTTCGGGAATGGAAGATATTTGCCCGCTCGCTATCGTAGGCTCAGCGGATGCATCGCTATCCTTGGGTGGCTCTTCCGAGTGGGCCGGTTTTAATTTGCTGCCGATATTGGCAGTCTTCATTTCAGCCGTTTTTCCAGTTGAGGTGAGGAATTTCCGCTTCCCTTCTCCACTCTCATTGTTTGTAATTGTTTCAATACTTGAAGCCGCTTCAAGTGTCCGACGAAGCTCGTTTACAAGCGTGTGGGATACAGCGCAGCGTTTGGCTATTTCATTATTGCTCCACGTAGACCATTCTGTATCAGTCAGAAGGGTCTGTACCGCCTTGCGCTTGTCTGCGTGGGTTCTCCGTAACCCATGCTCTGAGTTGGCGCGTACGCTATAAAGGATGGCATCCCGCCTGGTCCCTTGGACCATGTCCGCGTCAATTTCCAGCAACCCGATTTTGGACGCGGCATGATATCGATGGTAACCATCAGCCAGCCAGTGTTTGTCGCCGTCGAAGTACACCTTGATATCTGGAAGCCTCACGCCCTGATGGTATGCCTCTTCGTAATCGGAGACGATTTCACTATTTATCTCCACACGGCTTTGCGTGAGTTCATTGAGTTCTATTTGGTTGATTTTGATTTTCATAATTTTTACCTTCTTTTACCTACTCTGAGGTCCATGTAGATGGTTATGCATTACGTCAACGCGCCAGTTTTTGGAGTACGACAGCTAACACAAAAGTATTCGACCAGCTATACGAAATGCCTGCCATTTGTCCGTTGTCCTCTGGGTAGGACCGACAAGAGCGTACCCAAAGATCAGAATGTGCCTAATGCAGGAAGAATGCATACTGGGGTATGGCACTATAGAAAGGTGCACGGTGGGCGTGTCATATCAGTTCTGCAATTGGCTCATTTGACACGTCAGGCGTGTAACATTTGCCTTCCGGCACTTTCGTGTCACTCGCTGGGCGTGTCACATCGCTCTGATTTAACCCGCTGGGCGGGAGTCTGGGTTTAATTTGGAGAAGAGAAGGCATCGGGTCATGTAGCCGCCACAAGCTCATGGGTTTTTCGGTGGCATGGATGTCCAGCTTGCCGCCGCATTCGTCTACGGCAAAGAAGGTCAACGCATAGAGATGGGGTCGCTTGCGGTCACCATAGCGGGTGATCAAGATCAGTTCTACTTCTAGCAGTTCTTGCCTAGCTTTGTTCAAAGTGTCGCGCGACTTCCAGCCGCGCTTTTCCATGATCGACCAAGCGAGGCACAAATCTCCGTTGTTGAAACCCTTGAATTGCACCAGCAGGTCACTTAGCAGCTTAATGGCGTGGGCCGACAGACCGATAAAAACTTGGCTTTCCAGCAAGCAGTGGGGCAGCGCGGCAAACCCACCCCTTTCCCGGCGTTCTGGTGAAAGCCAGTTTTTCTTTTTCTTGCTCATACCGGAAACTACGCGTTGGACTTTTCTATTAGCGCGCGAATGTCTTCAACGCGCCAAGCCGTAACTCGCTTACCGAGGGTGCGAACTGGCTGTGGGTATCGGCCTGATTTTACGCCAGCCCACCAATGAGATTTTGATACTGGAATTATTGCCGGAACCGGCGGGACAGCCTTAAGGTTGCCGATGATTTGCGAGAGCCGGATATAGCCGGTTGATGGGAGCTGCATTTTTGATCCTCCAAAATCGTCCGCCGCGATACGCATTGGTACGAGAGGCGAATTTTGAAGAAATCACTTGAATTACATAAGTTGGGAAATATTAAAATTAACTATCCCTTGTAAATCCCCTGTTCATAAGGGTTTTGAACCAGTGTTCATTTTTTTGTGCGACTCTGCTTACCTTTAGCAAGAGCACGCAATAAACTCTCACTCTTATGATTTTTCATAACCTCACGGCTATCTAAAAAGGCTCGTTGCCTTTTCGGATCAGCTTCAGATGTCACTTTCCCATCTTCATCCACATGTTGGAATAGAAGGGGCTCACCTGAATCTAGCATTTCTTTTAATGCGCCAGCCAATTCTTCTGACACCTCTTGGCTGGACTTAATCCAGCTACGCATACCTATTCCTGACTTATTTTGCGCTTCACTAAACCCCTTTTGTAACAGGCGTTCTTGGGTCTTCGGACCCAGTGGTTTTCTTCCGGGATGCGCTTTGGAGTGTAAAATGCGGGGAATAGGACATATTTTTAGATTGTCAATCGCATAAGAAGTCGTTAATCCATTTAATCTATCTAGTATCGATTGGAGCCAAAGTGAACTAGCTGTTATTTGTTGAAGTCTTCCTTGAAACTCATTCGCAGATACAGGTCTTCCAGTATGCGAGATCGACTTAGGAATGTCCATTGGCATGTATCCACATTCTTTTCTTCTCTTTGCATCAAAAGAAAGCACTTTCTTCTTTAATGCTTGCAAATCTTTACGCATCCGGTTGTAATACTCTCGCTCGCTCATAACGTACCTTCTAAAAAGCTTTCAATTCGGAGTTTCTTAAGGCGGGGAAAGTGTCGACGTTTAGCCACGGGAATGAGCCTCGAACTCGCCACCCAAACCGTCATGCAGCGGCCCACTTGATCGACGTTACCTTGTTTTCACCCTTCGCCATTTGGTCAATCAGGTCTGCCCAAGCCTGCATCATGCGCTTGCGCTCAGATAGATACTCAGCGCGGTTGTAAGCACCTCGCACTTCGTTGCGTTCGCAATGAGCAAGCTGGCGTTCGATCACGTCTGGATTGAAGCCGGTCTCGTTGAGGATGGTGGAAGCGACCGCACGGAAGCCATGGCCGGTCATCTTGCCTTTGTAGCCCAAGCGGTACAGGGCAAACAGCATGGTATTGTTGCTGATGGGCTTATCCCGGTTGCGGCCAGGGAACACGAGGCGGCTGCCGCCCGATATTTCCTTGAGTTCCACCAGCATGGCGAGTGCCTGCCCTGACAGCGGGACGATATGCTCGGCTTTCATCTTCATGCGCCCGGCAGGGATAATCCACAAGGCGTTATTCAGATCAAATTCTGCCCATTCTGCACCTATCAATTCATTGGTACGTACGAAGGTTTGCGCCAGCAGTTGCAAGGCAAGGCGGGTTTGTTTGTCGCCGGTTTCGTCATACCTGGCAATCGCCCGTAATAGTTCCGGCAATTCCTCGGGACGGACCGCGGCTTGATGCTGTTTCTTGTGTGGGGTCAGTGCGCCGCGTAGATCGGTAGAGAGATTGCGGGTACAGCGTCCGGTGGCAATGCCATAACGAAACACCTGCCCGCATACTTGCAGGACACGGTGGGCCAGATCGTAGGCCCCACGGGCTTCTATCTTGCGGATGGTTTGAAGCAGCTCGGGGGCTTCGATCTGGTCGATGGGGCGTTTGCCAATGGTCGGGAAAATATTGCTCTCAAGGCGGCGTTTTACATCGCTGGCATGATGCGGCACCCAGGTATGCAGTTGCTTGTTGTACCACTCCATTGCCACCGCCTCGAAGGAATTTGCATGGGCGAGCTTCTTACGCAGGTTGGCGGCCTTGCGCTCGGCTGAGGGGTCGAGGTCGGCATCCAGTACTTTACGCTGCTCATCGCGCTTAGCACGCGCTTCCTTGAGGGAAACTTGAGGATAGGAGCCGAAGGATAATGATTTCTCCTTACCACCTAACCGGTAACGCAAACGCCAGAACTTACCACCCTCCGCATAGACCCAGAGATACAGACCGCCTCCATCGTGCAGCTTTCGGATTGCCTTACCCTCGCTTGTGGCGTTGTTGCACTTGGATGCAGACAGCAAATTGGTTTTCGCGGCCATGATTACTCCTGGTCAACAGCCAACAAAAAGGCCCTCAAGGCATCCGTCTGAGGAAGTGTAAGCTTTACAGTGCGTGCTGGCGTTTCGATAGTCAAAGCGCCGGCATCCGAAAGCGCTAGTCTGAACTGGTTATGATAGTGGGCTGACTTGTTAGCCTCCCTTTGCACAATTTTGCGTTGCTCTGAAGGGTCTAGGCCACTCTTTAGTTGCTCACGGATGTTGTCACACGATGCGCGCGCTTCTCCGATCGATATATCAGGATAAGCTCCTAGAGAAAGAGACTTTTCTTTACCACTTAACCAATATCTGAAGCGCCAGAACTTTCGGCTATCCTCGTAAACCCACAGGTAGAGTCCACCGCCATCATGGAGCTTACGCAGTTTCCTTCCGCCGCTTTCAGCGCCATCACAGGCAGATTCAGAGAGCAGATTCAGCTTTTTGGGCATGAGGTGGTAAGTGGAGGCAATTAAAAATATTTAATACCACACAATCTACCACCTATCATGGCCGGATGCAATCGGATGTTACCACACCACCTTGGACTATCAGATTATGCCATGATGGCGTATTTACTTGACTTTCTGGATACTACTGGACGAATTAGGATGTTATATTGGCGGAGGCGGTGAGATTCGAACTCACGGTAGAGTTGCCCCTACGGCAGTTTTCAAGACTGCTGCCTTAAACCGCTCGGCCACGCCTCCCAAATTTGTCGCACGAATCATACCGTTTTGGGACTCATTTTGCCAGTAAGACCCCTGCAACCATAATGATATTGCAACTTTCCATAAACATGCGTAGTCTTATGCATGTATAAGTTCGTCAACCAAGGAGACGTCATGCAATCTGAACTGAGATATTCCGGCTCGACCGCGCAAACCGGGCTTGCTGTTGTCCGCAACAAGGTCCTGCGCAACACTTACTGGATGCTCGGCTTGACCATGATTCCGACGATGTTCGGCGCAATGATCGGGATGAGCACCAATTTCTCATTCCTCGCGCAAGCGCCAATCATGGGTCCGCTGGTGATGCTGGCTGTGATGATGGGCCTGCTGTTTGGCGTGAGCGCAACGCGTAATAGCATGATGGGAATCGTGTTGTTGTTCCTGTTTACATTTGTTGCCGGCTGGTGGCTGGGGCCGATGCTGCAATATGCGCTTCATTTCAAGAATGGCGCGCAACTGGTGGGAACCGCCGCCGCTGGAACGGGGATGATTTTCTTCACCCTGGCAGGGATTGCGACAGTGACCAAAAAGGATTTCGGCTTCATGCAGAACTTCCTGTTCGTGGGACTGGTGTTGCTGATCATCGCATCCATCGCCAACCTGTTTTTCGCCATGCCGGCGGCTTCACTCGCCATCTCGGCTGTTGCGGTGCTGCTGTTTTCCGGCTTCATTCTGTTTGATGTAAGCCGTATCGTTAACGGTGGAGAAACCAACTACGTGATGGCGACGATGGGTATTTACCTTAGCCTCTATAATCTGTTCACCAGCCTGCTGCATCTGTTGTTGGCATTCTCGGGTGAACGAGATTGACGGTCTGAGTAATCTCTAATGAAAAAGGGCGGCTTTTAACAGCCGCCCTTTTTTTGGGCCCTGCCATCTCTCCCATCATCTTTCTAAACGGCGGCTTTCTCAAACAATGCAATGGATTCGACATGTGCGGTGTGCGGAAACATATTCACCACGCCTGCAGCCTTCAACAGGTATCCCTTCCCCTGCACCAGCACGCCCGCATCACGGGCCAGCGTAGCTGGATTGCAGGATACATACACGATGCGCGGGGGCGCTGTTCGTCCTTCTCCCAAGGAATTAACTACGGCAATTGCACCCTCGCGCG
This window encodes:
- a CDS encoding ParB/RepB/Spo0J family partition protein; translation: MKIKINQIELNELTQSRVEINSEIVSDYEEAYHQGVRLPDIKVYFDGDKHWLADGYHRYHAASKIGLLEIDADMVQGTRRDAILYSVRANSEHGLRRTHADKRKAVQTLLTDTEWSTWSNNEIAKRCAVSHTLVNELRRTLEAASSIETITNNESGEGKRKFLTSTGKTAEMKTANIGSKLKPAHSEEPPKDSDASAEPTIASGQISSIPEGMMLVSKEEYDEMILTYQEVLDENTSMQKLFDSIDGLPTAMAEIKRLNEYVKTLERRINGLLNEKNEVIRLVKWWQRKCGALEKKVKDLEVQVKNYQKDIVQF
- a CDS encoding tyrosine-type recombinase/integrase translates to MAAKTNLLSASKCNNATSEGKAIRKLHDGGGLYLWVYAEGGKFWRLRYRLGGKEKSLSFGSYPQVSLKEARAKRDEQRKVLDADLDPSAERKAANLRKKLAHANSFEAVAMEWYNKQLHTWVPHHASDVKRRLESNIFPTIGKRPIDQIEAPELLQTIRKIEARGAYDLAHRVLQVCGQVFRYGIATGRCTRNLSTDLRGALTPHKKQHQAAVRPEELPELLRAIARYDETGDKQTRLALQLLAQTFVRTNELIGAEWAEFDLNNALWIIPAGRMKMKAEHIVPLSGQALAMLVELKEISGGSRLVFPGRNRDKPISNNTMLFALYRLGYKGKMTGHGFRAVASTILNETGFNPDVIERQLAHCERNEVRGAYNRAEYLSERKRMMQAWADLIDQMAKGENKVTSIKWAAA
- a CDS encoding Arm DNA-binding domain-containing protein — encoded protein: MPKKLNLLSESACDGAESGGRKLRKLHDGGGLYLWVYEDSRKFWRFRYWLSGKEKSLSLGAYPDISIGEARASCDNIREQLKSGLDPSEQRKIVQREANKSAHYHNQFRLALSDAGALTIETPARTVKLTLPQTDALRAFLLAVDQE
- a CDS encoding Bax inhibitor-1/YccA family protein; this encodes MQSELRYSGSTAQTGLAVVRNKVLRNTYWMLGLTMIPTMFGAMIGMSTNFSFLAQAPIMGPLVMLAVMMGLLFGVSATRNSMMGIVLLFLFTFVAGWWLGPMLQYALHFKNGAQLVGTAAAGTGMIFFTLAGIATVTKKDFGFMQNFLFVGLVLLIIASIANLFFAMPAASLAISAVAVLLFSGFILFDVSRIVNGGETNYVMATMGIYLSLYNLFTSLLHLLLAFSGERD